Proteins encoded within one genomic window of Lentisphaerota bacterium:
- a CDS encoding DUF2971 domain-containing protein: MSVFPRLFKYLSPDGIDLLVNRRLKVTPLSVFNDVFEFRPVIQDQIQPELIESLGQSDNILREIYRKGKSDGVINGSFAQFAAEYQRSVGQNKSAIADAATQLIRREVAKWPDKLCMQYGVVCLSAVRDCELMWAHYAQYHRGLVVELDISGLPDVDLRLVHYSQDRPTLDLSVVQDAQLVAEAGDRLLWTKSIKWKYEREWRAKIPKRCLETDGAVDTSSVYLLLPPEAIRSVIIGIRTNEDLRDRVVRAMDTPDLKHASCLQACMHETDFKIVIHKLKPGDN, from the coding sequence GTGAGCGTCTTTCCTCGTCTCTTTAAGTATCTTTCCCCTGATGGGATAGATCTGCTGGTTAACCGTCGCCTTAAGGTAACACCTTTGAGCGTGTTTAATGACGTCTTTGAGTTCCGACCTGTGATACAGGATCAGATTCAACCAGAACTAATTGAGTCGCTTGGCCAATCCGATAATATCCTCCGCGAAATATATAGAAAGGGCAAGTCAGATGGTGTTATTAATGGGTCATTCGCTCAGTTCGCAGCAGAGTATCAGCGATCTGTTGGGCAAAACAAGAGCGCCATTGCTGATGCTGCTACACAACTCATTCGCCGAGAGGTCGCCAAATGGCCTGACAAGCTCTGCATGCAATACGGAGTTGTTTGTTTGTCCGCCGTCAGGGACTGTGAACTAATGTGGGCACACTACGCGCAGTATCACCGAGGCTTGGTTGTTGAACTGGATATCTCAGGACTGCCTGATGTGGATCTTCGTCTTGTTCATTACAGTCAGGATCGGCCAACGCTCGACTTGAGTGTTGTCCAAGATGCCCAACTGGTGGCCGAAGCTGGAGATCGTTTGCTTTGGACAAAGAGCATCAAATGGAAATATGAACGGGAGTGGAGAGCCAAAATTCCAAAGCGGTGCTTGGAAACAGATGGTGCAGTCGATACGAGTTCAGTATACCTGCTGTTGCCTCCCGAAGCTATTCGAAGCGTGATTATTGGCATAAGAACGAACGAAGACTTACGTGACCGTGTGGTGAGAGCTATGGATACACCTGATCTGAAGCATGCCTCATGTCTTCAAGCGTGTATGCACGAGACCGATTTTAAGATCGTTATACACAAGCTAAAGCCCGGAGATAACTGA
- a CDS encoding haloacid dehalogenase-like hydrolase: MKQRNPIIAICYDFDGTLSPGNVQEYGFLPGLGDKAKTFWAESNELAKKENADPILTYMLYMIQKAAEADIGTRKTDFEGYGKTVKFFDGVKTWFSRIKKYGAKHGIAIEHYIVSSGLREMIQGTSIGDEFEKIYACFYMYDNNDVAKWPAVAVNYTTKTQFLFRINKGIADDSDNKKINKFIPEHKRRIPFAQIIYIGDGETDVPCMKLVKDKGGHSIAVYDPLKPDKQNESEKLLRDKRVNYVAPADYSKGKRLDLLVSAIIDKILADSTLCRLDAQIEERNMGNLDAEVSTPELPISTTEHKS, from the coding sequence ATGAAACAACGCAACCCGATCATTGCAATTTGTTACGACTTTGACGGCACATTATCCCCTGGTAATGTTCAGGAGTATGGATTCCTTCCCGGTCTAGGGGACAAAGCAAAGACTTTCTGGGCCGAGTCAAACGAACTCGCGAAAAAGGAAAATGCCGACCCCATCTTGACTTACATGTTATACATGATTCAGAAAGCGGCCGAAGCAGACATCGGAACAAGGAAGACCGACTTTGAAGGGTATGGCAAGACCGTTAAGTTTTTCGACGGCGTAAAGACGTGGTTTTCGCGAATCAAGAAATACGGCGCGAAACATGGTATAGCCATCGAACACTACATTGTTTCTTCAGGCTTGCGCGAAATGATTCAAGGAACCTCCATAGGCGATGAGTTCGAGAAAATATACGCATGCTTCTACATGTACGACAATAACGATGTCGCCAAATGGCCCGCTGTTGCCGTGAATTACACAACGAAAACTCAGTTTTTGTTCCGAATTAACAAAGGAATCGCGGACGACAGCGACAACAAGAAAATCAACAAGTTCATTCCCGAGCATAAGCGCCGTATCCCATTTGCCCAGATTATATACATTGGAGATGGCGAAACGGATGTTCCCTGCATGAAACTGGTTAAAGACAAAGGTGGTCATTCCATCGCCGTATATGACCCGCTCAAGCCTGACAAACAAAACGAAAGCGAGAAACTCCTCAGAGATAAACGTGTGAATTATGTTGCACCCGCTGATTACTCAAAGGGCAAGAGGCTTGATCTGTTGGTCTCTGCGATCATTGACAAGATTCTTGCGGACAGTACGTTATGCCGACTTGACGCACAAATTGAAGAACGCAATATGGGAAACCTCGATGCGGAGGTCAGCACTCCCGAATTACCGATATCAACAACAGAGCATAAATCATGA